In the Telopea speciosissima isolate NSW1024214 ecotype Mountain lineage chromosome 2, Tspe_v1, whole genome shotgun sequence genome, one interval contains:
- the LOC122651859 gene encoding uncharacterized protein LOC122651859 → MSETPFRPREKLMEKQKYFQNIHKHTYLKGPFDKVTSVAIPLALASTAVFLIVRGVYNMSHGIGKKE, encoded by the exons ATGTCGGAGACACCTTTTAGACCCAGAGAGAAGCTTATGGAGAAGCAGAAATACTTCCAAAACATTCACAAGCACACGTACTTGAAAGGACCCTTTGACAAGGTCACCTCAGTTGCCATTCCTCTTGCTTTGGCATCTACCGCTGTGTTTCTCATT GTACGAGGAGTCTATAATATGTCTCATGGGATAGGAAAGAAGGAATGA
- the LOC122651857 gene encoding glycylpeptide N-tetradecanoyltransferase 1-like, with amino-acid sequence MVGSNSPPGSPGENPQPIPDVNPPPENDSSIDAVARRVQDSLSLAKKHKFWETQPVGQFKDLGDTSLPEGPIEQPTPLSEVKQEPYNLPSPYEWTTCDIDSEDTCTEIYNLLTNNYVEDDENMFRFNYSKEFLRWALRPPGYFKSWHIGVRVKVSKKLVAFITGVPARIRVRDDVVIMAEINFLCVHKKLRSKRLAPVMIKEVTRRVHLENIWQAAYTAGVVLPTPMSTCQYWHRSLNPKKLIDVGFSRLGARMTMSRTIKLYKLPESTVTPGFRKMELRDVPAVTRLLRNYLSQFIVAPDFDENDVEHWLLHKENVVDSYLVESPDTHEITDFCSFYTLPSSILGNQNYSTLKAAYSYYNVSTQTPLLQLMNDALIVAKHKDYDVFNALDIMHNESFLKELKFGPGDGQLHYYLYNYRIRNALKPSELGLVLL; translated from the coding sequence ATGGTTGGTAGCAATTCTCCACCTGGTTCTCCTGGTGAGAACCCACAGCCTATCCCTGATGTGAATCCACCTCCCGAGAATGATAGCTCAATTGATGCCGTAGCCCGAAGAGTTCAAGATTCACTTTCTCTAGCGAAGAAACATAAGTTCTGGGAAACCCAACCAGTTGGTCAATTCAAAGATCTTGGAGACACTAGTTTACCTGAAGGTCCAATTGAACAGCCAACGCCCTTATCTGAAGTTAAACAAGAACCTTATAATCTTCCAAGTCCATATGAGTGGACCACTTGCGACATTGACAGTGAAGATACCTGCACGGAGATATACAACCTCCTAACAAACAATTatgttgaagatgatgagaaCATGTTCAGATTTAATTATTCAAAGGAATTTCTTCGATGGGCTCTTCGCCCTCCTGGTTATTTCAAGAGTTGGCACATTGGCGTACGAGTTAAGGTTTCAAAGAAGCTGGTTGCTTTCATTACAGGTGTCCCTGCAAGGATCAGGGTCCGGGATGATGTTGTTATCATGGCCGAAATTAATTTCTTGTGTGTTCATAAGAAGCTTAGATCAAAGAGGCTTGCACCTGTTATGATTAAGGAGGTTACGAGGAGGGTGCACCTGGAAAATATTTGGCAAGCGGCTTATACAGCTGGAGTTGTTCTTCCAACACCAATGTCAACTTGCCAATATTGGCATAGGTCGTTGAACCCAAAAAAACTTATTGATGTTGGTTTCTCTAGACTTGGAGCAAGGATGACAATGAGCCGAACGATAAAGCTTTATAAGTTGCCTGAGTCAACAGTTACCCCGGGGTTCAGGAAAATGGAGCTACGTGATGTACCTGCCGTAACCCGACTGCTTAGGAACTACTTGAGTCAGTTTATCGTTGCACCTGATTTTGATGAGAATGATGTCGAACACTGGCTACTTCATAaagaaaatgttgtggatagCTACTTGGTTGAGAGTCCAGATACTCATGAGATTACTGATTTCTGCAGCTTCTACACACTTCCATCATCTATACTTGGTAACCAGAATTACTCAACTCTGAAGGCTGCTTATTCGTACTATAATGTTTCCACGCAGACTCCGTTGCTtcaactgatgaatgatgcacTTATCGTGGCAAAACACAAGGATTACGATGTCTTCAATGCATTAGATATCATGCACAATGAGTCTTTCCTGAAGGAACTGAAATTTGGGCCGGGTGATGGGCAGCTCCACTACTATCTGTACAACTATCGAATAAGAAATGCATTGAAACCATCAGAGCTTGGGCTTGTCCTCTTGTAG